One Pseudodesulfovibrio cashew DNA window includes the following coding sequences:
- a CDS encoding UDP-glucose--hexose-1-phosphate uridylyltransferase, with the protein MRIQFDEQPHRRLNQLTGEWVLVSPHRTKRPWQGKEEAPDVSTLPEYDPHCYLCPGNERAGGAVNPDYDETFVFTNDFAALLPETGEASPMEDGLLVAEHEPGICRVICYSPRHDLNMARLGAERVAGVVDVWCREFAELGARESIGYVQIFENRGAIMGCSNPHPHGQIWATGSVPMYPRMEDDRQRAHLEEHGGCLLCRYLERELSGGERVVFENDSFAVLVPFWAVWPFETMLLPKAHMGAITEMDAAQRNDLADALVRLCTRYDNLFSTSFPYSMGIHQRPTDGGEHTHWHWHMHFYPPLLRSRSVKKFMVGFEMMAMPQRDLTAEAAALRLRELSETHYLDVTP; encoded by the coding sequence ATGCGCATACAGTTCGACGAGCAGCCGCACCGGCGGCTCAACCAGCTCACCGGAGAGTGGGTGTTGGTTTCGCCCCACCGCACCAAGCGGCCCTGGCAGGGCAAGGAAGAGGCTCCCGACGTCTCCACTCTGCCCGAGTACGATCCCCACTGCTATCTCTGCCCCGGCAACGAGCGGGCCGGCGGTGCCGTCAACCCGGACTACGACGAGACCTTCGTCTTCACCAACGACTTTGCGGCCCTGTTGCCCGAGACGGGCGAAGCCTCCCCCATGGAGGACGGCCTGCTTGTGGCCGAGCACGAGCCGGGCATCTGCCGGGTCATCTGCTATTCCCCCCGCCACGATCTGAACATGGCCCGCTTGGGCGCGGAGCGCGTGGCCGGGGTGGTGGACGTCTGGTGCCGCGAGTTCGCGGAGTTGGGTGCGCGGGAGAGCATCGGCTACGTTCAGATTTTCGAGAACCGGGGCGCCATCATGGGCTGCTCCAATCCGCATCCCCACGGCCAGATCTGGGCCACCGGGTCCGTGCCCATGTATCCGCGCATGGAAGACGACCGGCAGCGCGCCCATCTGGAGGAGCACGGCGGATGTCTGCTCTGCCGCTACCTGGAGCGGGAACTCTCCGGCGGTGAGCGGGTGGTCTTCGAGAACGACTCCTTCGCTGTCCTGGTCCCGTTCTGGGCGGTCTGGCCATTCGAGACCATGCTCCTGCCCAAGGCGCACATGGGTGCCATCACCGAAATGGACGCGGCCCAGCGCAACGATCTGGCAGACGCTCTTGTCCGCCTCTGCACCCGGTACGACAACCTCTTTTCCACCTCGTTCCCGTATTCCATGGGCATCCACCAGCGCCCCACGGACGGCGGGGAGCACACCCACTGGCACTGGCACATGCACTTCTATCCGCCGCTGCTCCGGTCCCGGTCCGTGAAGAAATTCATGGTCGGGTTCGAGATGATGGCCATGCCTCAGCGTGATCTGACCGCCGAGGCCGCCGCCCTGCGCCTGCGGGAACTCTCCGAGACCCATTACCTGGACGTGACCCCGTGA
- a CDS encoding pyrimidine/purine nucleoside phosphorylase, which translates to MTEFAGVTIKKAANIYFDGKVTSRVVTFPDGTVKTLGIMLPGDYEFGTEKPEVMEILAGELTVQLPGSDEWVAVKGGETFEVPGSSKFKLQVASVTDYCCSYID; encoded by the coding sequence ATGACGGAATTTGCGGGCGTAACCATCAAGAAAGCAGCCAATATTTATTTTGACGGGAAGGTCACCAGCCGTGTCGTGACCTTCCCGGACGGAACGGTGAAAACGCTGGGCATCATGCTTCCCGGCGACTACGAATTCGGCACCGAGAAGCCCGAGGTCATGGAAATCCTGGCCGGTGAGCTGACCGTGCAACTGCCCGGCAGCGACGAATGGGTCGCGGTCAAGGGCGGCGAGACCTTCGAGGTCCCGGGTTCGTCCAAGTTCAAGCTTCAGGTGGCCTCGGTCACCGATTACTGCTGCTCGTACATCGACTAG
- a CDS encoding Gfo/Idh/MocA family protein produces the protein MRKIRFGVLGAAKIARTKVIPGMQAGDLTEVTAISSRTEDSARAVADELGIPKAYGGYETLLADPDVDAVYIPLPNHLHVDWSIRALEAGKHVLCEKPLGLDSKDIARLMEAAAQHPELQVMEAFMYRFHPQWEEAKRLVDAGEIGPVASIQSYFSYFNADPGNIRNRAEMGGGGMMDIGCYNISLSRFLFGGEPDRVCGFVDRAPDFGTDRLFSGMMDFSGRVSTFTCSTQLAGHQRVDILGAKGRIELPIPFNAPPDEPTRLILQREEHKGTDRHLTTIEFPACDQYTVQGDRFAKAILDGGPTPTPLDDALANMRVLEVLLESADAARWITCRS, from the coding sequence ATGCGAAAAATACGTTTCGGCGTGCTCGGCGCGGCCAAAATCGCCCGGACCAAGGTCATCCCCGGCATGCAGGCGGGAGACCTGACCGAAGTGACCGCCATCAGTTCCCGAACCGAGGACTCGGCCCGGGCCGTGGCCGACGAACTGGGCATTCCCAAGGCGTACGGTGGCTACGAGACGCTCCTGGCAGACCCGGACGTAGACGCGGTCTACATCCCCCTGCCCAACCACCTGCACGTGGACTGGTCCATCCGCGCTCTGGAGGCGGGAAAGCACGTGCTCTGCGAAAAGCCCCTGGGCCTGGATTCGAAGGACATCGCCCGACTCATGGAGGCGGCGGCGCAGCACCCGGAACTGCAGGTCATGGAGGCGTTCATGTACCGCTTCCATCCCCAATGGGAGGAAGCCAAACGACTGGTTGACGCTGGGGAGATAGGTCCGGTGGCCTCCATCCAATCCTACTTTTCCTACTTCAACGCCGACCCCGGCAACATCCGCAACCGGGCAGAGATGGGCGGCGGCGGGATGATGGATATCGGGTGCTACAACATCTCCCTGTCCCGCTTCCTGTTCGGCGGAGAGCCGGACCGCGTCTGCGGCTTCGTGGACCGCGCCCCGGACTTCGGTACGGACAGGCTCTTTTCCGGCATGATGGATTTCTCGGGCCGGGTCTCGACCTTTACCTGCTCCACGCAACTGGCCGGACACCAGCGCGTGGACATCCTGGGCGCAAAAGGCCGCATCGAGCTTCCCATCCCCTTCAACGCCCCGCCGGACGAGCCCACCCGTCTCATCCTCCAACGGGAAGAGCACAAGGGCACAGACCGGCACCTGACCACCATCGAGTTCCCGGCCTGCGACCAATATACGGTCCAGGGCGACCGCTTCGCCAAGGCCATCTTGGACGGTGGCCCCACACCCACGCCCCTGGACGACGCCCTGGCCAACATGCGCGTTCTGGAGGTCCTGCTGGAGAGCGCCGACGCAGCCCGTTGGATCACCTGCCGGTCCTGA
- a CDS encoding PAS domain S-box protein, translating into MDLQQVQALFDQSQDMMAIFDRELCYLVANLEYCRYWDRPRESILGAHMPDVVGQALYNDALPALERCLNGEHVNSELKIVFPSVGERCMNVTFAPHRYSDGNIYGVFLISRDVTDRNRLQAAVKAERDYFDEVLTALDIGMVLLRPDLSVDWFNRELTRMFPGSCEIGRLCVDFFSDLDTPGQDCPFETAFRVGETRSVEVQHRSADKWYRMTAIPIRDREGRVVKALGHIEDITRRKKNEEALRESEQRFREIFENIDIAVQGYDSALHVVYWNPASERLYGYTRDEAMGRGLLELIIPDPMHEPVRLGHRAWLEKNEPIPPAELELLHKDGNPVPVYSSHVMQKTTSGEKCMYCVDVDLSEIKRIHNRLVRAKEEAVAANETKSEFLANMSHEIRTPLNGIQGMFTLLQGTELDETQLEYAQAGRDSAVRLNRLLSDILDLSRVEAGRMPLLRVRFELHDVIRRVLDYFLLAAEEKDVALSLIVDEAVPSHLFGDDVRLQQVLTNLVGNGLKFTESGFVRVTVSLVSPPEAEPLRLLFVVEDTGIGIEETQLESLFEPFVQGSRGYARQFQGAGLGLSICKRLVGLMDGHMAVDSEVGKGTSFSLVLPFERDAGMSSPDPDAAAPEAGHPVPLRVLLAEDDDVNRLVGSRMLEKAGCSVSVTEDGREAINLLRAEPFDAVFMDIQMPGMNGIEATRAIREGEAGAERRDVPVYAMTAYTMAGDRDKFLSMGMDGFIPKPVEMEDLVAVLDEAVRLKRQRD; encoded by the coding sequence ATGGATTTACAGCAGGTGCAGGCTCTCTTCGATCAGTCTCAGGACATGATGGCCATCTTTGACCGTGAGCTGTGCTATCTCGTGGCGAACCTTGAGTATTGCCGGTATTGGGACAGACCGCGCGAATCTATTCTCGGCGCCCATATGCCGGACGTGGTGGGCCAGGCCCTTTACAACGATGCCTTGCCCGCTCTGGAAAGGTGCCTCAACGGCGAGCATGTCAATTCCGAGCTCAAAATAGTCTTTCCCTCTGTGGGCGAGCGGTGCATGAACGTCACGTTTGCGCCACACCGTTACAGTGACGGGAACATCTACGGGGTGTTTCTCATAAGCCGTGATGTTACGGACCGAAATCGCCTTCAGGCCGCAGTCAAGGCCGAAAGGGATTACTTTGACGAAGTCCTTACCGCGTTGGACATCGGCATGGTTTTGCTTCGGCCGGACTTGAGCGTGGACTGGTTCAACCGCGAGCTTACGAGGATGTTCCCTGGTTCATGCGAGATCGGGAGATTGTGCGTCGACTTTTTCAGCGATTTGGATACGCCTGGCCAAGATTGCCCCTTTGAGACGGCCTTCCGTGTGGGGGAGACGAGGTCGGTGGAGGTTCAGCACAGGAGCGCTGACAAGTGGTATCGCATGACCGCCATTCCCATCCGCGACAGGGAGGGCCGCGTGGTCAAGGCGCTGGGGCACATTGAGGACATTACCCGGCGCAAGAAGAACGAGGAGGCCCTGCGGGAGAGCGAGCAGCGGTTCCGTGAGATTTTCGAAAATATCGACATCGCCGTGCAGGGCTACGACAGCGCGCTCCACGTGGTTTACTGGAATCCGGCCAGCGAAAGGCTGTACGGCTACACCAGGGATGAGGCCATGGGGCGGGGGCTGCTGGAATTGATCATCCCCGACCCCATGCACGAGCCTGTGCGCCTGGGGCACAGGGCATGGCTGGAAAAGAACGAACCCATCCCGCCTGCCGAGCTGGAGCTGCTGCATAAGGACGGCAACCCGGTTCCTGTCTACTCCTCTCACGTCATGCAGAAAACAACGTCGGGCGAAAAATGCATGTATTGTGTGGACGTCGACCTGTCCGAGATCAAACGCATTCACAATCGCCTGGTCAGGGCCAAGGAGGAGGCAGTGGCCGCCAACGAGACCAAATCCGAATTCCTGGCCAACATGAGCCATGAAATCCGTACGCCGCTGAACGGCATCCAGGGAATGTTCACCCTGCTCCAGGGCACTGAACTGGACGAGACCCAACTGGAATACGCCCAGGCAGGAAGAGATTCCGCCGTTCGGCTCAACCGGCTTCTCTCGGACATCCTGGATCTGTCGCGGGTGGAGGCCGGACGCATGCCGCTGTTGCGGGTACGCTTTGAGCTACACGACGTGATCCGGCGGGTCCTTGACTATTTCCTGCTCGCCGCCGAGGAAAAGGATGTGGCTCTTTCCCTGATTGTGGACGAGGCCGTGCCTTCCCATCTGTTTGGAGACGATGTTCGTCTCCAGCAGGTGTTGACCAATCTGGTGGGCAACGGGTTGAAGTTTACCGAAAGCGGCTTCGTCCGTGTGACGGTCTCCCTTGTCTCTCCGCCCGAGGCTGAACCGCTCCGTCTCCTGTTCGTCGTGGAGGACACGGGCATAGGCATCGAGGAGACGCAACTGGAGTCCCTGTTCGAGCCTTTCGTCCAGGGCAGCAGAGGGTACGCTCGGCAGTTTCAGGGAGCAGGGCTGGGGCTCTCCATCTGCAAACGGCTGGTGGGGCTGATGGATGGTCACATGGCCGTGGATAGCGAAGTGGGCAAGGGGACGTCCTTCAGCTTGGTCCTTCCCTTCGAACGAGACGCCGGAATGTCTTCGCCCGATCCTGACGCGGCTGCCCCGGAAGCGGGCCATCCCGTCCCGCTGCGCGTGCTGCTGGCAGAGGACGACGACGTGAACCGGTTGGTGGGCAGCCGTATGCTGGAAAAGGCCGGGTGTTCGGTGAGCGTGACAGAAGATGGCCGGGAGGCGATCAACCTCCTTCGCGCCGAACCCTTCGACGCCGTGTTCATGGACATTCAGATGCCGGGCATGAACGGCATCGAGGCCACCCGGGCCATTCGAGAGGGCGAGGCCGGGGCGGAACGGCGTGACGTGCCGGTCTACGCCATGACCGCCTACACCATGGCGGGGGACAGGGACAAGTTCCTGTCCATGGGCATGGACGGGTTCATCCCCAAACCCGTGGAGATGGAGGATCTGGTGGCGGTCTTGGATGAGGCGGTCAGGCTGAAGCGGCAGCGGGATTGA
- a CDS encoding glutamine synthetase III, with translation MSGYQTRQNAINAVTNYTPTVKPLNFAETTPTEVFGANVFNDAVMKSMLPKDVYKSLMKTKKSGEKLDPAVAGPVAAAMKEWAISKGATHYTHVFYPLTGLTAEKHDGFLSPDGEGGAIAELEAKLLIQGEPDASSFPSGGLRATFEARGYTAWDVTNPAYILENPNGTFLCIPTAFVSWKGHALDKKTPLLRANQALNKAGQRFLKLFGDDSGDMVVSNAGPEQEYFLVDRNFFFARPDLMVCGRTLFGAKPAKGQELDDHYFGAIPRRVLAFMMEVERELYKLGVPVKTRHNEVAPGQFEIAPVYEQSNLATDHNQMVMTTLKSVAKKYGMACLLHEKPFAGINGSGKHLNYSISSASQGSLYSPGATPAENMQFLAVTAATIRAVEKFAPLLRAVVASAGNDHRLGANEAPPAIISIFLGEELAEIFNQIELGDLKGCDAKGCLELGVDTLPALPMDSGDRNRTSPFAFTGNRFEFRAVGSNQSIAGAQVALNTIISESLDFVADEIEALTKKGTALNEATQKVIQEIMKKHGHVVFNGDGYADAWQVEAAKRGLANLKTTPEALPMITGEEVVKVFEKYSVLSKDELHARCEVYHEQYNQHIQTESLLVVKIAKTIILPAAIRYQGELAATAASIKAAGIEPRTTLLQQVTDMLRDLQDNIVALEGVIADTDDSSVEAEAAYKTTKTLPAMLAVREVADALEGIVADDLWPLPSYQEMLFIK, from the coding sequence ATGAGCGGATACCAGACTCGTCAGAACGCCATCAACGCGGTGACCAACTACACCCCTACCGTGAAACCCCTGAATTTCGCCGAGACCACCCCCACGGAAGTCTTTGGTGCCAACGTCTTCAATGACGCTGTCATGAAGTCCATGCTGCCCAAGGACGTCTACAAGTCCCTGATGAAGACCAAGAAGTCCGGCGAGAAGCTGGACCCCGCCGTGGCCGGACCTGTTGCCGCCGCCATGAAGGAATGGGCCATCTCCAAGGGCGCGACTCACTACACCCACGTTTTCTACCCGCTGACCGGCCTGACCGCCGAGAAGCACGACGGCTTCCTGTCCCCCGACGGTGAGGGCGGCGCCATCGCCGAACTCGAGGCCAAGCTGCTCATCCAGGGCGAGCCGGACGCTTCCTCCTTCCCCTCCGGCGGCCTGCGCGCCACCTTCGAAGCCCGCGGCTACACCGCCTGGGACGTGACCAACCCGGCTTACATCCTGGAAAACCCCAACGGCACCTTCCTGTGCATCCCCACCGCCTTCGTTTCCTGGAAAGGTCATGCACTGGACAAGAAGACCCCGCTGCTGCGCGCCAACCAGGCCCTGAACAAGGCCGGCCAGCGCTTCTTGAAGCTGTTCGGTGACGATTCCGGCGACATGGTCGTTTCCAACGCCGGTCCCGAGCAGGAATACTTCCTGGTCGATCGCAACTTCTTCTTCGCCCGCCCCGACCTGATGGTCTGCGGCCGCACCCTGTTCGGCGCCAAGCCGGCCAAGGGCCAGGAGCTGGACGACCACTACTTCGGCGCCATCCCGCGCCGCGTGCTCGCCTTCATGATGGAAGTCGAGCGTGAGCTGTACAAGCTGGGCGTCCCGGTCAAGACCCGTCACAACGAAGTGGCCCCCGGTCAGTTCGAGATCGCTCCGGTTTACGAGCAGTCCAACCTGGCCACCGACCACAACCAGATGGTCATGACCACCCTGAAGTCCGTCGCCAAGAAATACGGCATGGCCTGCCTGCTGCACGAAAAGCCGTTCGCCGGCATCAACGGCTCGGGCAAGCACCTGAACTACTCCATCTCTTCCGCTTCCCAGGGCTCCCTGTACTCCCCCGGCGCAACTCCGGCCGAGAACATGCAGTTCCTGGCCGTCACCGCCGCGACCATCCGCGCCGTGGAGAAATTCGCTCCGCTGCTTCGCGCCGTGGTCGCCTCCGCTGGTAACGACCATCGCCTGGGCGCCAACGAGGCCCCGCCGGCCATCATCTCCATCTTCCTCGGTGAAGAGCTGGCCGAGATCTTCAACCAGATCGAACTGGGCGACCTCAAGGGCTGCGACGCCAAGGGCTGCCTGGAGCTGGGTGTCGACACCCTGCCCGCCCTGCCCATGGATTCCGGCGACCGTAACCGCACCTCTCCGTTCGCCTTCACCGGCAACCGTTTCGAGTTCCGCGCGGTCGGTTCCAACCAGTCCATCGCCGGCGCTCAGGTCGCACTGAACACCATCATCTCCGAGTCCCTGGACTTCGTCGCCGACGAGATCGAAGCCCTGACCAAGAAGGGCACCGCGCTGAACGAAGCCACCCAGAAGGTCATCCAGGAGATCATGAAGAAGCACGGCCACGTGGTCTTCAACGGCGACGGTTACGCCGACGCCTGGCAGGTCGAAGCCGCCAAGCGCGGTCTGGCCAACCTCAAGACCACTCCCGAAGCCCTGCCCATGATCACCGGCGAGGAAGTCGTCAAGGTCTTCGAGAAGTACAGCGTCCTGTCCAAGGACGAGCTGCACGCCCGCTGCGAAGTCTACCACGAGCAGTACAACCAGCACATCCAGACCGAGTCCCTGCTGGTGGTGAAGATCGCCAAGACCATCATCCTGCCCGCCGCCATCCGCTACCAGGGCGAACTGGCCGCAACCGCCGCCTCCATCAAGGCCGCCGGCATCGAGCCCCGCACCACCCTGCTCCAGCAGGTCACTGACATGCTGCGTGATCTCCAGGACAACATCGTCGCCCTGGAAGGCGTGATCGCCGACACCGACGACTCCTCCGTGGAAGCCGAAGCCGCCTACAAGACCACCAAGACCCTGCCCGCCATGCTGGCCGTCCGCGAAGTCGCCGACGCCCTGGAAGGCATCGTCGCTGATGATCTGTGGCCGCTCCCGAGCTACCAGGAGATGCTGTTCATCAAATAA
- a CDS encoding RluA family pseudouridine synthase: MNLPDGLTVVYEDRHIVVVDKPSGLLSVPGKGEANQDCVVSRVKALHPESIDQPSVHRLDQDTSGLLVLALTEAAHRTLSMQFMDKLVGKRYIALLDGVVELDAGVIELSFRLDPDNRPYQVYDPERGKSGTTRWRKLGVENGRTRVEFMPLTGRTHQLRLHASHPKGLGVPIVGDRLYGTGTGPGQLKLHAWTLRFRHPETRKPMEFTSPPPF; this comes from the coding sequence GTGAACCTTCCTGACGGACTGACCGTGGTCTACGAAGACCGCCACATCGTCGTGGTGGACAAACCGAGCGGCCTGCTTTCGGTGCCGGGGAAGGGCGAAGCCAACCAGGACTGCGTCGTCAGCCGGGTCAAGGCCCTGCATCCCGAATCCATTGACCAGCCCTCGGTGCACCGGCTGGACCAGGACACCTCCGGGCTGCTGGTCCTGGCCCTGACCGAAGCCGCCCACCGCACCCTTTCCATGCAGTTCATGGACAAGCTGGTGGGCAAACGCTACATCGCCCTGCTCGACGGGGTGGTGGAGCTTGACGCGGGCGTCATCGAACTTTCCTTTCGGCTGGACCCGGACAACCGGCCCTACCAGGTCTACGACCCCGAGCGGGGCAAGTCCGGCACCACGCGCTGGCGCAAGCTGGGCGTCGAAAACGGCCGGACCCGGGTGGAGTTCATGCCGCTGACTGGCCGCACCCACCAACTCCGTCTCCACGCTTCCCATCCCAAGGGACTGGGCGTCCCCATCGTGGGCGACCGGCTCTACGGCACAGGCACCGGCCCTGGCCAGCTCAAGCTGCACGCCTGGACCCTGCGCTTCCGCCATCCCGAGACGCGCAAGCCCATGGAGTTCACCTCGCCGCCTCCGTTTTAG
- the greA gene encoding transcription elongation factor GreA has protein sequence MDRIPISKQGHDKLKQELEDLKAQRPAIIQAIKEAREEGDLSENAGYDAARERQGMLEARITYINSRMPLFDVFDLDNLKGDQATFGATVVVEDIDTEETRKFLLLGPDDADHKKGSISVLSPMGLALLGKEEGDEVVVDAPRGKIEYEIVSVEFLGVAGLNG, from the coding sequence ATGGATCGCATCCCCATTTCCAAACAGGGACACGACAAGCTCAAGCAGGAGCTCGAGGATCTCAAGGCCCAGCGTCCTGCCATTATCCAGGCCATCAAGGAAGCCCGCGAAGAAGGTGACCTGAGTGAAAACGCCGGGTACGACGCCGCCCGCGAGCGCCAGGGCATGCTCGAAGCCCGCATTACCTACATCAACTCGCGCATGCCGCTGTTCGACGTCTTCGACCTGGACAACCTCAAGGGTGACCAGGCCACCTTTGGAGCCACCGTGGTGGTCGAGGATATCGACACCGAGGAGACCCGCAAGTTCCTGCTGCTCGGCCCGGATGACGCGGACCACAAGAAGGGCTCCATTTCCGTCCTTTCGCCCATGGGCCTGGCCCTGCTGGGCAAGGAGGAAGGCGACGAGGTCGTGGTGGACGCTCCGCGTGGCAAGATCGAGTACGAGATCGTCTCCGTCGAGTTTCTCGGCGTTGCCGGCCTGAACGGATAA
- the purM gene encoding phosphoribosylformylglycinamidine cyclo-ligase encodes MSESAKRSQAYTAAGVDIEAGNRFVSRIKDMVKSTFTPGVATDIGGFGGLFKPEISGMEAPMLVAGADGVGTKLKLAFMFDRHDTVGIDLVAMSVNDVLVQGAKPLFFLDYFATGKLESGVAEQVVSGVCEGCRQSDCALLGGETAEMPGFYPDGEYDLSGFAVGMVDTPKLVTGKSVSEGDVLIGLASSGAHSNGWSLIRKLYSESGLKADDTFPGTDKTVAEVLIEPTKLYVRPVLEVMENVEIKGMVHVTGGGFYDNIPRILPEGVAARIEFGTWPMLPIFDWLQAQGGLSWPEMLQIFNCGIGYILILDADSADKAMDLLDSMDGVEAYRIGEIVDGANAGERCEVIFP; translated from the coding sequence ATGAGCGAGAGCGCCAAACGTTCCCAGGCATACACCGCGGCAGGAGTGGACATCGAGGCGGGCAACCGTTTTGTCAGCCGGATCAAGGACATGGTCAAATCCACGTTCACTCCGGGCGTGGCCACCGACATCGGCGGCTTCGGCGGCCTGTTCAAGCCCGAGATCTCAGGCATGGAGGCTCCCATGCTCGTGGCCGGCGCCGACGGCGTGGGCACCAAGCTCAAGCTCGCCTTCATGTTCGACCGGCACGACACCGTGGGCATCGACCTGGTGGCCATGTCCGTCAACGACGTGCTGGTTCAGGGCGCGAAGCCCCTCTTCTTCCTCGATTATTTTGCCACGGGCAAGCTGGAATCCGGCGTGGCCGAGCAGGTCGTCTCCGGCGTCTGCGAGGGCTGCCGCCAGTCCGACTGCGCCCTGCTGGGCGGCGAGACCGCCGAGATGCCCGGCTTCTATCCCGACGGCGAGTACGACCTCTCCGGGTTCGCCGTGGGTATGGTCGACACGCCCAAACTGGTCACCGGCAAGTCCGTGTCCGAGGGCGACGTACTCATCGGCCTGGCCTCCTCGGGCGCGCATTCCAACGGCTGGTCCCTCATCCGCAAGCTCTACTCCGAATCCGGACTCAAGGCGGACGACACCTTCCCCGGCACCGACAAGACTGTGGCCGAGGTGCTCATCGAGCCCACCAAACTCTATGTGCGGCCCGTGCTGGAAGTCATGGAGAATGTGGAGATCAAGGGCATGGTCCACGTCACCGGCGGCGGCTTCTATGACAACATTCCCCGCATCCTGCCCGAGGGCGTGGCCGCGCGAATCGAGTTCGGCACCTGGCCCATGCTCCCCATCTTCGACTGGCTCCAGGCCCAGGGCGGCCTGTCCTGGCCCGAGATGCTCCAGATTTTCAACTGCGGCATCGGCTACATCCTCATTCTGGACGCCGACAGCGCGGACAAGGCCATGGACCTGCTGGACTCCATGGACGGCGTGGAGGCCTACCGCATCGGCGAGATCGTGGACGGCGCAAACGCCGGAGAGCGGTGCGAGGTTATTTTCCCCTAG
- the amrS gene encoding AmmeMemoRadiSam system radical SAM enzyme encodes MIEARLWKPLKEGSVQCRLCNHYCAIKPGERGRCGVRENRDGTLYALNYGKIAALNLDPVEKKPLYHFQPGTRTYSFATMGCNFRCSFCQNWTLSQPPREGGAIEGRNFTPEELVDEAVRLEASSISYTYSEPTIFFELMQDTAILAHKRGLKNIMVSNGFMSRECLDELAPHIDAINVDLKAFTETFYEELSGARLKPILENLKHIKHQLGWWLEITTLLIPGRNDSPEELEQLTDFLAKEIGPDTPWHISRFHPNYKMGDVPVTGGDSLGRAFDMGKAKGLKYVYIGNMPGMDRQHTDCPGCGRQIIDRTGFAAGRIEVTDGKCDHCGEPIAGVNMG; translated from the coding sequence ATGATCGAAGCGCGCCTTTGGAAACCCCTCAAGGAAGGTTCGGTGCAATGCCGGTTGTGCAACCACTACTGCGCGATCAAGCCCGGGGAGCGGGGACGGTGCGGCGTGCGAGAAAACCGGGACGGGACCCTGTACGCCCTCAACTACGGCAAGATCGCAGCCCTGAACCTGGACCCGGTGGAAAAGAAACCGCTCTACCACTTCCAGCCCGGCACGCGCACCTATTCCTTCGCCACCATGGGATGCAACTTCCGCTGCTCCTTCTGCCAGAACTGGACGCTCTCCCAGCCCCCGCGCGAGGGCGGGGCCATCGAAGGCCGGAACTTCACGCCCGAGGAGCTGGTGGACGAAGCCGTCCGCCTGGAGGCGTCCTCCATCTCCTACACCTACTCCGAACCAACCATCTTTTTCGAGCTGATGCAGGACACCGCCATCCTGGCCCACAAGCGCGGCCTGAAGAACATCATGGTCTCCAACGGGTTCATGAGCCGGGAGTGCCTGGACGAGCTCGCCCCGCACATCGACGCCATCAACGTGGACCTGAAGGCGTTCACCGAGACCTTCTACGAGGAACTCAGCGGAGCCAGGCTCAAGCCGATCCTGGAAAACCTCAAACACATCAAGCATCAGCTCGGCTGGTGGCTGGAGATCACCACCCTGCTCATCCCAGGCAGGAACGACTCGCCCGAGGAGCTGGAGCAGCTCACCGACTTCCTGGCCAAGGAGATCGGCCCGGACACGCCGTGGCACATCTCCCGCTTCCACCCGAACTACAAGATGGGCGACGTCCCGGTCACCGGCGGAGACTCCCTGGGCCGCGCCTTCGACATGGGCAAGGCCAAGGGACTCAAGTACGTGTACATAGGCAACATGCCCGGCATGGACCGCCAGCACACGGACTGTCCCGGCTGCGGCAGGCAGATCATCGACCGCACCGGCTTCGCCGCGGGCCGTATCGAGGTGACGGACGGCAAGTGCGACCACTGCGGCGAACCCATCGCCGGAGTGAACATGGGCTGA